One stretch of Pedobacter riviphilus DNA includes these proteins:
- a CDS encoding iron chaperone, with product MEQPKPENIDQYIANFPIETQKLLQQIRETIHKAVPKANEVISYGMPAFKQNSVLVYFAGYAKHIGFYPTGSGIEAFKEEFTQYKWSKGAVQFPLNKPLPLDLITRITKFKAERDSEKVKKKKS from the coding sequence ATGGAACAGCCCAAACCAGAAAACATCGATCAATACATTGCAAATTTCCCAATAGAAACGCAAAAGCTATTACAGCAAATCCGTGAAACTATACACAAAGCCGTACCAAAAGCCAACGAAGTAATCAGTTATGGTATGCCGGCCTTTAAACAAAACTCGGTGCTGGTTTATTTTGCTGGCTATGCTAAACACATTGGCTTTTATCCAACCGGTTCAGGAATTGAAGCATTTAAAGAAGAATTTACCCAGTATAAATGGAGCAAAGGAGCTGTACAGTTTCCCTTAAATAAACCTTTGCCTTTAGATCTGATTACCAGAATCACCAAATTTAAAGCAGAAAGGGACTCAGAGAAAGTTAAAAAGAAGAAATCATAA
- a CDS encoding PD-(D/E)XK nuclease family protein: protein MKPFLQEVAEDLVARFGNQLQNCAIVFNNKRPSAYLQKHFADIIGKPFFSPAFFTIQEFFASSTSYKIADFYLQFFTLHKIYNQLLAEEKLENISSHKFFPLAKIILSDFNQIDADLVDAEKLYRDLEDISMINKDFDYLSPEQYEFLAQFWTSYSEGKHKKQQELFIKMWRRMPKLYHKYHTTLKEQGYLTNGSVYRYLADDITNHQEFISNFDKGKIIFVGFNALSSAEAKIFTQLQEAGKALFYFDADTYYLDDVSQEAGLFLRKNINQLGLKNEFAGQESLMKSAQHHVNVFKVQGQSAQAKILNNILAEDYTAAETVGKTVVVLADESLLIPTLQTIPATFNGKEIDLNVTMGFALSTSSIFGLVDLWLSSQLEILQRDKVSYKNVEAFLTHPLTGLTQKMRDKILTALLEENKVEIDHKRLLRQSGLFETFYKKIDDPQHVVTNLLDVLDYVLMRLSNAKTLKKIDAELFVKTIQELNRLHDTFSNHIGKEEIPFVIYLVQKSLQAIAVPLSGDPLNGIQIMGLLETRNLNFDKVVILGFNEGIIPKSSIGNSFIPDSIRRVYGLPVLENLDAISSYMVYRLLQRAKNINFVYNSLTDESTSGEASRILKQLEYESGFEFTYNELNLEVKTEPFKEVKIEKTNNAFIQETLQKYLDKKKVLSPSALTQYISNPIDFFFNYIAGIKEPKEISAVVEANEIGSILHKVMEYFYEDLRSAEITAARIKEKRKQIPTLIQKGFNAVMFKNPDTVMEYKGMQKVILSIVDAYVNIILNQDEAQTPFNIISLEQKVEAEISFSLKGREASVKIFGFIDRVDVKDGVTKIIDYKTGSDKLTFKDIPELFNSDGKYINKALVQTLLYTYAYEQFSGKSFVEPNLYVVKTMSIDGVWFKSGRQNLSGAYLEEIKPEFLTELRKKLTELFEAPYFVTSAVEDNYKYSIYKTLFGK from the coding sequence ATGAAACCATTTTTACAGGAAGTTGCCGAAGATCTAGTTGCCCGATTTGGAAATCAGCTGCAAAACTGTGCCATCGTTTTTAACAACAAACGTCCATCTGCATATTTGCAGAAACACTTTGCTGATATTATTGGGAAACCTTTTTTTAGTCCCGCATTTTTTACCATACAAGAATTCTTTGCCAGTTCTACCAGTTATAAAATAGCCGATTTTTACCTGCAGTTTTTCACCCTTCATAAAATTTATAACCAACTGCTTGCAGAAGAGAAGCTGGAAAATATATCAAGCCACAAGTTTTTTCCTTTAGCAAAGATCATCTTAAGCGATTTTAACCAGATTGATGCTGATCTGGTAGATGCAGAAAAATTATACCGCGACCTGGAAGATATTTCGATGATCAATAAAGATTTCGATTATTTAAGTCCAGAGCAATACGAGTTTCTTGCACAGTTCTGGACTTCCTATTCTGAAGGAAAACATAAAAAACAGCAGGAACTCTTCATCAAGATGTGGCGCCGGATGCCCAAGCTTTACCATAAATATCACACTACGCTTAAAGAGCAGGGTTATTTAACAAATGGTTCGGTTTACCGTTATCTGGCGGATGATATTACCAACCATCAGGAGTTTATCTCCAATTTTGATAAAGGGAAGATTATTTTCGTTGGTTTTAATGCGTTGAGCAGTGCCGAGGCTAAAATATTTACACAGTTACAGGAAGCCGGCAAAGCATTGTTTTATTTTGATGCCGACACGTATTATTTAGATGATGTTTCGCAGGAGGCAGGTTTGTTTTTGCGTAAAAACATCAACCAGCTTGGATTGAAAAATGAATTTGCAGGGCAAGAAAGCTTAATGAAATCAGCACAGCACCATGTAAATGTTTTTAAGGTTCAGGGACAATCGGCACAGGCCAAAATCCTAAACAATATTTTAGCAGAAGATTATACCGCAGCCGAAACCGTTGGAAAAACAGTGGTGGTTTTAGCAGATGAGAGCCTGTTGATCCCAACTTTACAGACGATTCCAGCTACATTTAACGGAAAAGAAATCGACCTCAACGTAACCATGGGCTTTGCGCTATCAACCTCGAGTATTTTTGGGCTGGTTGATTTATGGTTAAGTAGTCAGCTGGAAATTTTACAGCGGGATAAAGTAAGTTATAAAAATGTAGAAGCTTTTTTAACCCACCCCTTAACAGGCCTTACCCAAAAAATGCGGGATAAAATCTTAACCGCATTATTGGAAGAAAACAAAGTAGAGATCGATCATAAACGATTATTGCGCCAAAGTGGGCTGTTTGAAACTTTTTATAAAAAAATCGATGATCCGCAACATGTGGTCACCAATCTTTTGGATGTACTCGATTATGTGCTCATGCGTTTATCGAACGCTAAAACACTAAAAAAGATAGACGCTGAACTCTTTGTAAAAACCATACAGGAATTAAACCGGTTACACGATACCTTTAGCAACCATATCGGTAAAGAAGAAATTCCTTTTGTAATTTACCTCGTTCAAAAATCGTTGCAGGCCATTGCAGTACCACTTTCCGGCGATCCGCTCAACGGTATACAGATAATGGGCTTACTCGAAACCCGGAACCTAAATTTCGATAAAGTAGTGATTTTGGGTTTTAACGAGGGTATTATTCCAAAATCATCCATTGGCAATAGCTTCATTCCTGATTCTATCCGCCGTGTTTATGGACTTCCGGTTCTTGAAAATCTCGATGCTATTTCCTCTTACATGGTATACCGTCTATTACAACGGGCAAAGAATATCAATTTTGTCTATAATAGCTTAACAGATGAATCTACCTCTGGCGAGGCTAGCAGGATTTTAAAGCAGCTTGAGTACGAAAGCGGCTTTGAATTCACCTACAACGAGCTTAACCTGGAGGTAAAAACCGAGCCATTTAAAGAAGTAAAGATCGAGAAAACCAATAATGCCTTTATCCAGGAAACACTTCAAAAATACCTCGATAAAAAAAAGGTGCTTTCGCCCTCGGCACTTACTCAATACATTTCCAATCCGATAGATTTCTTTTTCAATTACATTGCAGGCATTAAAGAGCCTAAAGAGATCAGTGCAGTGGTAGAAGCCAACGAAATCGGTTCGATTTTGCACAAAGTGATGGAGTATTTTTACGAGGATTTAAGGTCGGCTGAAATTACTGCAGCGCGGATTAAAGAGAAACGGAAACAGATTCCCACGCTGATACAAAAGGGTTTTAATGCCGTGATGTTTAAAAATCCCGATACAGTGATGGAATATAAGGGGATGCAAAAGGTAATTTTATCAATTGTTGATGCCTATGTAAACATCATTTTAAATCAGGATGAAGCACAAACGCCATTCAATATCATTAGTCTCGAACAAAAAGTAGAAGCCGAAATCAGTTTCTCGCTTAAAGGAAGAGAGGCCAGCGTTAAGATATTTGGTTTTATAGATCGTGTTGATGTAAAAGACGGGGTAACTAAAATTATTGATTATAAAACCGGTAGTGACAAGTTAACTTTTAAAGATATTCCAGAGCTATTTAATTCTGATGGCAAGTACATTAACAAAGCGCTGGTCCAAACCTTATTATACACTTATGCCTATGAACAATTTTCGGGAAAGAGCTTTGTAGAACCGAATCTATATGTAGTAAAAACCATGAGCATAGATGGTGTTTGGTTTAAATCGGGCAGGCAAAATCTATCTGGCGCCTATTTAGAAGAAATTAAACCGGAATTCCTTACCGAATTAAGAAAAAAACTGACCGAGCTTTTCGAGGCCCCCTATTTTGTAACCAGCGCTGTTGAGGATAACTACAAATATTCTATTTACAAAACTTTGTTTGGGAAATAG
- the pnuC gene encoding nicotinamide riboside transporter PnuC, producing the protein MSYLEFFAVITGIISVILSAKASVWSWPMGIVNVFLSAFLYYQSQLYPDMFLMVFFFVTNMMGWWRWTNPKPGEEDKNKELKISFMPLRQFLVLLAIGIVGTLLMGTLASQLHNWLPLLFNLPSAYPFIDSFIFVMSVITTFLMIQKRVECWIIWLIIDVVATYLYFLKGIKFMGVEYFIFTIIAGFALWNWIKEYRSYARTV; encoded by the coding sequence ATGAGCTATTTAGAATTCTTTGCTGTAATTACCGGGATTATTTCCGTTATACTTTCAGCAAAAGCTAGTGTTTGGAGCTGGCCCATGGGTATTGTTAATGTATTTTTATCTGCTTTTTTATATTATCAAAGCCAGCTTTACCCGGATATGTTTTTAATGGTTTTCTTTTTTGTAACCAACATGATGGGTTGGTGGCGATGGACAAATCCAAAACCAGGGGAAGAAGATAAAAATAAGGAGCTTAAAATCAGTTTTATGCCGCTAAGACAATTTCTAGTCCTACTGGCCATTGGCATTGTTGGCACGTTATTAATGGGCACTTTGGCCAGTCAACTCCACAACTGGCTACCACTATTGTTTAATTTACCCAGCGCTTACCCCTTTATTGATTCATTTATTTTTGTAATGAGTGTGATTACCACTTTTTTAATGATCCAGAAAAGAGTGGAATGTTGGATTATCTGGTTGATTATCGATGTTGTAGCCACTTACCTTTATTTTCTAAAAGGAATTAAATTTATGGGAGTCGAATATTTTATTTTCACCATTATTGCTGGTTTTGCGTTGTGGAACTGGATTAAAGAATATAGGAGCTACGCTAGAACTGTATAA
- a CDS encoding bleomycin resistance protein, protein MLKTATPILASLNAEETIKFYTEKLGFTFHDNWDGYVIFSKDDISIHLWPTDDESIPKNTGCYIYVTAVDELYAAYTKQGVVHPNGKLKNMPWGMRQFSILDNSGNIIHFGEDISEKA, encoded by the coding sequence ATGCTTAAAACCGCTACACCAATTCTCGCTTCCCTAAATGCCGAAGAAACCATAAAATTTTATACGGAAAAATTGGGTTTTACTTTCCATGACAACTGGGATGGTTACGTTATTTTTAGTAAGGACGATATCAGCATCCACCTGTGGCCAACCGATGATGAAAGCATCCCTAAAAACACGGGCTGTTATATTTACGTTACTGCTGTTGATGAGCTTTATGCTGCCTATACCAAGCAGGGCGTAGTTCATCCAAATGGGAAATTAAAAAATATGCCTTGGGGCATGAGGCAGTTTTCCATTCTGGACAACAGCGGCAATATCATCCATTTTGGAGAAGATATTTCGGAAAAAGCGTAA
- a CDS encoding GNAT family N-acetyltransferase, translating into MLTLNFTKFPVLETERLILREHDLADAETLFAMRTNETVMKYIDRERPKDIFEIKDFISRFRNGYENGDNLAWVIALKENPKQMIGSVGYWRTDFANHRAEIGYMLHPDYWRKGIISEALKKSIAFGFEEVNLHTISANINVENDASRQMLIKHGFVKEAHFKQDYYFRGQFLDSEIYGLLNPNH; encoded by the coding sequence ATGCTAACCTTAAATTTCACAAAATTTCCTGTACTGGAAACCGAACGCTTAATCCTTCGAGAACACGATCTTGCTGATGCCGAAACACTTTTTGCCATGCGTACCAATGAAACGGTAATGAAATATATTGACAGAGAAAGGCCCAAAGATATTTTTGAGATCAAAGATTTTATCTCACGTTTTAGAAATGGTTACGAAAATGGCGATAATCTGGCTTGGGTAATTGCCTTAAAAGAAAATCCTAAACAAATGATCGGATCCGTAGGATATTGGCGGACAGATTTTGCTAACCATAGGGCCGAAATTGGTTACATGCTCCATCCCGATTATTGGAGAAAAGGAATTATTTCCGAGGCGCTGAAAAAATCAATTGCTTTTGGCTTCGAAGAAGTTAACCTACACACCATCAGTGCCAATATTAACGTAGAAAATGATGCATCAAGGCAAATGCTGATCAAACATGGCTTTGTAAAAGAAGCACATTTTAAACAAGATTATTATTTTAGGGGTCAGTTTCTTGACAGTGAGATTTATGGATTATTGAACCCAAACCATTAA
- a CDS encoding Tex family protein, with product MLTHHKIIATELKVAEKQVIATVNLLDEGATVPFISRYRKEATGSLDEVEVAAIRDRVLQLRDLDKRREAILKSMTELDKLTPELEKKINEAETISLLEDIYLPFKPKRKTRASVAKEKGLEPLALQIFEQNAFDLDASAEKFIDAEKGVNSLDEALAGARDIIAEMISENAEARTKMRTYFQEKAVFKSEVIKGKEEEGIKYKDYFEWNEPVKTAASHRVLAMRRGEKELILRLDVLPPAEDAITILENQFILGNNAASKQVQQALEDGYKRLLEPAMETELRVFTKQKADEEAIRVFAENARQLLLAAPMGQKNVLAIDPGFRTGCKVVCLDKQGQLLENTAIYPHTGQGNVKNAEFTIQQLCEKYDIEAIAIGNGTAGRETETFVRALNLPHITIVMVNESGASIYSASEVAREEFPTQDITVRGAVSIGRRLMDPLAELVKIDPKSIGVGQYQHDVDQNKLQASLDDTVISAVNAVGVELNTASKQILAYVSGLGPTLAQNIVDYRNTHGAFKNRESLKKVPRLGDKAYEQAAGFLRIRNAENILDTSGVHPERYAVVDQMAKDLGTTVSALMKDTQLQKQIKPQQYVTDEIGLPTLNDILKELAKPGRDPREQFEAFSFTEGVNEIADLRTGMKLPGIVTNITNFGAFVDIGVHQDGLVHTSQLANRFVANPNDVVKVHQKVEVTVMEVDVARKRISLSMKTEASPKSEVRNRESREQKPKHDFKNHNKQNFKPRNEPKNADGDLQEKLAKLKGMFK from the coding sequence ATGTTAACCCACCATAAAATAATTGCAACCGAATTAAAAGTTGCAGAAAAACAAGTAATCGCAACCGTAAACCTATTAGATGAAGGTGCAACTGTACCCTTTATTTCACGCTATCGCAAAGAAGCAACAGGCAGCTTAGATGAGGTTGAGGTAGCAGCAATCCGCGATCGGGTTTTGCAGCTACGCGATTTAGACAAGCGCCGAGAAGCGATTTTGAAATCGATGACTGAGCTTGACAAGTTAACACCCGAACTGGAAAAAAAGATTAATGAGGCCGAAACCATTTCGCTTTTAGAAGACATTTACCTGCCATTTAAACCTAAGCGTAAAACACGTGCATCAGTTGCAAAAGAAAAAGGATTAGAGCCCTTGGCTTTGCAGATATTTGAGCAGAATGCTTTTGATTTAGATGCATCAGCAGAGAAATTTATTGATGCAGAGAAAGGTGTTAATTCGCTTGATGAGGCTTTAGCTGGTGCAAGGGATATTATTGCTGAAATGATTTCTGAAAATGCCGAAGCCCGCACAAAAATGCGCACTTATTTTCAGGAAAAAGCTGTCTTTAAATCAGAAGTGATCAAAGGAAAAGAAGAAGAGGGCATTAAATACAAAGATTACTTTGAATGGAACGAGCCGGTTAAAACGGCTGCATCGCACCGTGTTTTGGCCATGCGCCGTGGTGAGAAAGAACTGATTTTAAGATTAGATGTACTTCCTCCTGCAGAAGATGCCATTACCATTCTAGAGAACCAGTTTATTTTAGGCAATAACGCAGCTTCAAAACAGGTACAACAAGCCTTGGAAGATGGTTATAAACGTTTGCTGGAGCCGGCAATGGAAACCGAACTCCGTGTATTTACCAAACAAAAAGCAGATGAAGAAGCCATTCGGGTTTTTGCCGAAAATGCGCGTCAATTGTTATTGGCAGCGCCAATGGGGCAAAAAAATGTATTGGCGATCGACCCTGGTTTCCGTACTGGCTGTAAAGTGGTTTGTTTAGATAAACAGGGTCAGTTATTAGAAAATACAGCGATTTATCCGCATACTGGACAAGGCAATGTAAAAAATGCAGAATTCACCATCCAACAGCTTTGTGAAAAGTATGATATTGAAGCTATTGCCATTGGTAATGGTACCGCAGGAAGAGAAACCGAAACTTTTGTTCGAGCTTTAAACTTGCCGCACATCACTATAGTAATGGTTAACGAAAGTGGCGCTTCGATTTATTCGGCATCAGAAGTAGCCAGAGAGGAATTCCCTACACAGGATATTACCGTACGCGGAGCCGTTTCAATCGGTCGCCGTTTAATGGATCCATTGGCTGAACTGGTAAAAATTGACCCAAAATCTATTGGTGTTGGTCAATATCAGCACGATGTTGATCAAAATAAATTACAGGCAAGTTTAGATGATACCGTAATCAGTGCAGTTAACGCTGTTGGTGTAGAATTAAACACTGCCTCAAAGCAGATTTTAGCCTATGTTTCTGGCTTAGGGCCAACTTTAGCACAGAATATTGTTGATTACAGAAATACACATGGTGCTTTTAAAAACCGCGAAAGCTTAAAAAAAGTTCCTCGCTTAGGCGACAAAGCTTACGAACAGGCAGCGGGTTTCTTGCGTATCCGCAATGCAGAAAATATATTGGATACCAGTGGCGTACACCCGGAGCGCTATGCCGTTGTCGATCAAATGGCTAAAGACCTGGGCACCACTGTTTCAGCCCTGATGAAAGATACCCAGTTGCAAAAACAGATTAAACCACAGCAATATGTTACGGATGAAATTGGTTTACCTACCCTTAACGACATTCTAAAAGAGCTAGCCAAACCAGGCCGCGATCCGCGTGAGCAGTTTGAAGCTTTTAGCTTTACAGAAGGGGTTAATGAAATTGCAGATTTAAGAACAGGCATGAAATTGCCAGGCATTGTAACCAATATTACCAACTTTGGCGCCTTTGTTGATATCGGTGTGCACCAGGATGGATTGGTACACACCAGTCAGCTGGCAAACCGCTTTGTGGCCAATCCTAATGATGTGGTAAAAGTGCATCAAAAGGTAGAGGTTACAGTGATGGAGGTGGATGTAGCCCGCAAAAGGATTTCGTTGTCAATGAAAACTGAAGCTAGTCCGAAGTCGGAAGTCCGCAATCGGGAATCCAGAGAGCAAAAGCCTAAGCATGACTTTAAAAACCACAATAAGCAAAACTTTAAGCCACGCAATGAGCCAAAAAATGCTGATGGCGATTTACAAGAAAAATTAGCCAAGCTTAAAGGCATGTTTAAATAA
- a CDS encoding ORF6N domain-containing protein, which yields MTAKTLLPIIPDNIVVNKIYELRGLKVMLDSDLAELYGVETKRLNEQVGRNPDRFPKDFMFQLTDDEWLNLKSQFATSSWGGRRKLPYVFTEHGILMLSSVLNSKQAIQVNIQIVRIFSRIRQFIIDNGELKLEIEEIKKTLNNHDKNIELVFTYLDRLIDKKIGPRKRIGYMPDDL from the coding sequence ATGACAGCGAAAACACTGCTTCCTATCATCCCTGATAATATTGTAGTTAATAAAATTTACGAGCTGAGAGGCCTCAAAGTGATGCTAGATAGTGATCTGGCAGAGCTGTATGGTGTAGAGACTAAGCGACTCAATGAGCAAGTGGGGAGAAACCCTGATCGATTTCCTAAAGACTTCATGTTTCAGCTTACTGATGACGAATGGTTAAACTTGAAGTCGCAATTTGCGACTTCAAGTTGGGGTGGTAGAAGAAAACTTCCTTATGTTTTTACTGAACATGGCATACTAATGCTTTCGAGTGTATTAAACAGCAAACAAGCTATTCAGGTAAATATCCAGATTGTTAGAATTTTCTCTCGTATCCGTCAATTTATTATTGATAATGGCGAGCTCAAACTGGAAATCGAAGAGATTAAAAAGACGCTGAATAATCATGATAAAAACATCGAGTTGGTTTTTACCTATCTGGATAGGCTCATCGATAAGAAAATTGGGCCAAGGAAAAGGATTGGCTATATGCCTGATGATTTGTAA
- the rplM gene encoding 50S ribosomal protein L13, translating into MNTLSYKTVSANAKTVNKQWIVVDAQGEILGRLSSKIAMIIRGKNKPEYTPHVDCGDNVIVINADKVKLTGNKFSEKQYVSYTGYPGGQRFISPKELMAKHPQRVIEKAVRGMLPKTKLGKKLYTNLFVYAGETHPHAAQSPKTIKL; encoded by the coding sequence GTGAATACGTTAAGTTACAAAACTGTCTCGGCCAATGCGAAAACTGTTAACAAACAGTGGATTGTTGTTGATGCGCAAGGCGAGATTTTGGGGCGCTTGTCATCGAAGATCGCTATGATCATCCGTGGTAAAAACAAGCCTGAGTACACCCCACACGTAGACTGCGGTGATAATGTTATCGTTATCAATGCAGACAAGGTTAAATTGACAGGAAACAAATTCAGCGAAAAGCAATATGTTTCTTATACTGGTTATCCAGGTGGTCAACGTTTTATTTCTCCTAAGGAGTTAATGGCGAAACACCCTCAACGTGTAATCGAGAAAGCGGTACGTGGTATGTTACCGAAAACTAAATTGGGTAAAAAACTTTACACCAATCTTTTTGTGTATGCTGGTGAAACTCATCCTCATGCAGCTCAATCTCCAAAAACCATTAAACTTTAA
- a CDS encoding DUF4419 domain-containing protein produces MKKLLLLLVIFISTKSFCQKATVVEIETLSKPEKLIPVVPTQEILKVLKADVEKNVDNLPDSLVYYGEHPFLTGILNSYINHRPFTISPDIFWLLISQGFARHITQNAEELRSQMVDFEGRKTLTVVSDKIAIGNPKSDWTSIFPQFNEQINDYTGKKLVGILTSDFSTTTPTSKIVSQVTIMETVKSYFEFKVIMIGCGIPKITIEGTTQDWKKLLEKTKYLSQYKLEWWTKELIPIIEEIIAAKKGKANKDFWMNMVKYHTEKKCGTVNTIDGWIVKFFPYTKEGNKTDLKPITSVNNLASEIVKVPFILEDAQAHTKHNMEIWAGFIGLSQNSRDFTVKPEMSWAIVNKDRAPSEASVFGNKTNTDDLSMSNINEIPKELYALKSIGTLRIKFTKNINVPDDLGKIEIRRLELTGQITAAEKQRLVKLFPNSWLIINGKMIER; encoded by the coding sequence ATGAAAAAATTACTTTTACTCCTAGTCATCTTTATCTCTACCAAATCATTTTGCCAGAAAGCAACAGTTGTAGAAATTGAAACACTTTCGAAACCTGAAAAACTTATCCCCGTTGTTCCTACCCAGGAAATACTTAAAGTATTGAAAGCAGATGTTGAAAAAAACGTCGATAATTTACCAGATAGTTTAGTCTATTATGGTGAACATCCATTTTTAACAGGCATTTTAAATTCCTACATCAATCATAGGCCGTTTACCATCTCTCCGGACATCTTCTGGTTACTCATCAGTCAGGGTTTTGCCCGGCATATCACTCAAAATGCTGAAGAACTCAGGTCGCAGATGGTCGACTTTGAGGGCAGGAAAACCTTAACCGTAGTTTCAGATAAAATTGCGATCGGTAATCCCAAATCAGATTGGACATCCATTTTCCCGCAGTTTAACGAACAGATTAACGATTATACCGGTAAAAAATTGGTGGGCATTTTAACTTCCGATTTTAGCACCACCACACCTACCTCGAAGATTGTAAGCCAGGTTACGATAATGGAAACCGTGAAATCTTATTTCGAATTTAAGGTGATTATGATTGGTTGTGGCATCCCGAAAATCACTATCGAGGGAACTACTCAGGATTGGAAAAAATTACTGGAGAAAACAAAATATCTCTCTCAGTATAAATTAGAATGGTGGACAAAGGAGCTCATCCCAATTATAGAAGAAATTATAGCGGCGAAAAAAGGAAAAGCGAATAAAGATTTCTGGATGAATATGGTAAAATACCATACCGAGAAGAAATGTGGCACGGTAAATACAATCGACGGTTGGATCGTAAAGTTCTTCCCTTATACCAAGGAAGGAAATAAAACAGACTTAAAACCCATTACCAGTGTAAATAATCTGGCTTCAGAAATTGTAAAAGTTCCTTTTATCCTCGAAGACGCACAGGCTCACACAAAACATAACATGGAAATCTGGGCAGGATTTATCGGCTTATCCCAAAACAGCAGAGATTTTACTGTAAAACCTGAAATGAGCTGGGCTATTGTAAATAAAGACCGTGCACCATCCGAAGCTTCCGTTTTTGGCAATAAAACCAACACCGATGATCTTTCAATGAGCAACATTAACGAAATTCCAAAAGAGCTCTATGCTTTAAAAAGCATCGGCACACTGCGGATCAAATTCACTAAAAACATTAATGTCCCTGATGATCTGGGTAAAATTGAAATCAGGAGATTAGAACTTACTGGGCAGATTACAGCGGCTGAAAAGCAAAGACTTGTAAAACTGTTCCCCAACAGCTGGCTGATCATAAATGGGAAAATGATCGAACGCTGA
- a CDS encoding pyruvate dehydrogenase complex E1 component subunit beta → MREIQFREALREAMSEEMRKDDRVFLLGEEVAEYNGAYKVSQGMLDEFGAKRIIDTPIAELGFAGIATGAATAGLIPIVEFMTFNFSLVAIDQIINGAAKILSMSGGQFSCPMVFRGPTGNAGQLGAQHSQNFENWFANTPGLKVVVPATPYDAKGLLKQSILDPDPVIFMESEVMYGDKGDVPAEEYYIELGKANVTKQGTDVTIVTFGKMLTRVVNPAVEELTKEGINVEVIDLRTVRPIDYDTIIASVKKTNRLVVVEEAWPLASLSGEIAFMVQKHAFDYLDAPVLRITCADVPLPYSPTLIAASLPNAERVIKAVKEVMYVKK, encoded by the coding sequence ATGAGAGAAATCCAATTTAGAGAAGCACTACGCGAAGCCATGAGCGAAGAAATGCGTAAAGATGACCGCGTTTTTTTATTAGGTGAAGAAGTAGCAGAATATAACGGTGCGTACAAAGTAAGTCAGGGTATGCTTGATGAATTTGGTGCAAAACGCATTATCGATACCCCGATTGCCGAATTAGGTTTCGCAGGTATTGCAACTGGTGCCGCAACAGCAGGCCTTATTCCAATTGTGGAATTTATGACCTTTAACTTCTCATTAGTAGCTATCGATCAGATTATCAATGGTGCTGCTAAAATTTTATCAATGAGCGGTGGTCAGTTCTCATGTCCTATGGTTTTCCGTGGCCCAACAGGTAACGCAGGTCAATTAGGCGCACAACACTCTCAAAATTTCGAAAACTGGTTTGCAAATACGCCTGGATTAAAGGTGGTAGTTCCGGCTACACCTTATGATGCAAAAGGTTTATTAAAACAATCAATCCTTGATCCTGATCCAGTTATTTTCATGGAATCGGAGGTAATGTATGGCGATAAAGGCGACGTTCCTGCAGAAGAATATTATATTGAACTAGGAAAAGCAAACGTAACCAAGCAAGGTACTGATGTAACCATTGTTACTTTCGGTAAAATGTTAACCCGTGTTGTAAATCCAGCCGTAGAAGAATTAACTAAAGAAGGAATCAATGTTGAAGTGATCGATTTACGTACCGTACGCCCTATTGATTACGATACTATTATTGCTTCTGTTAAAAAAACAAACCGTTTGGTTGTTGTAGAAGAGGCATGGCCTTTGGCATCTCTTTCTGGCGAAATTGCTTTCATGGTACAAAAACATGCATTCGATTATTTAGATGCACCAGTTTTACGTATCACTTGTGCCGACGTTCCACTTCCATATTCACCAACTTTAATCGCCGCAAGCTTACCAAATGCTGAGCGTGTGATTAAAGCAGTAAAAGAAGTAATGTACGTTAAAAAGTAA